A stretch of Ranitomeya variabilis isolate aRanVar5 chromosome 3, aRanVar5.hap1, whole genome shotgun sequence DNA encodes these proteins:
- the LOC143817464 gene encoding uncharacterized protein LOC143817464 codes for MDLPKMDDRSHMAARILDLTLDIIYWITGEEHKVVKMSSAECVTSRVSGGWSRTPSDTTEPPPHSLIHEQKILELTHRITELLSGEMGPDLEIHQREVPVLYIPRIIQRRSRMSSWIIRKVIAV; via the exons ATGGACCTTCCGAAGATGGACGATAGAAGCCACATGGCTGCTCGGATATTAGATCTCACCCTGGACATAATCTACTGgatcactggagag GAGCACAAAGTAGTGAAGATGTCATCTGCGGAGTGTGTGACCTCACGGGTGTCAGGAGGATGGAGCAGGACCCCGAGTGACACCACCGAGCCTCCACCTCATTCACTGATACAtgagcagaagatcctagaactgacccacaggatcactgagctgctgagcggagag ATGGGACCAGACTtagaaatccaccagagagaagTCCCAGTCCTCTATATTCCCAGGATCATCCAGAGGAGAAGCAGAATGTCCTcctggatcatcag GAAAGTCATTGCGGTGTGA